The following proteins come from a genomic window of Corallococcus sp. NCRR:
- a CDS encoding ABC transporter ATP-binding protein, translating into MDLHVPAGSAFGLIGPNGAGKTTFIKSVLGIVRPTAGTVRVLGGSPEDPAIRARIGYLPERLHLPGTWKSPAFLATVARLKRLKVDASAHTRLLERVGLSDALDRRIGGYSKGMRQRLGLAAALLGDPALLVLDEPTDGIDPMGRLEVRRILQEEVQKGVTLFLNSHLLAETERVCDRVAILADGRVLREGRLEELAKAGARWRVRFAPGADREALGAAGFMAVADPTRGPRTDGAPAGGGREDGVYRVDAADVAVLNVALDKARASGALLMELKREGADLEAVLLGAVGAGPGVAA; encoded by the coding sequence ATGGACCTCCACGTCCCGGCGGGCAGCGCGTTCGGGCTGATTGGCCCCAACGGCGCGGGCAAGACGACCTTCATCAAGAGCGTGCTCGGCATCGTGCGGCCCACCGCGGGCACGGTGCGCGTGCTGGGCGGGTCGCCAGAGGATCCCGCCATCCGCGCGCGCATCGGCTACCTGCCGGAGCGGCTGCACCTGCCGGGCACGTGGAAGTCGCCCGCGTTCCTGGCCACCGTGGCCCGGCTCAAGCGGCTCAAGGTCGACGCGAGCGCGCACACACGGCTCTTGGAGCGCGTGGGGCTTTCGGATGCGCTGGACCGGCGCATCGGCGGTTACTCCAAGGGCATGCGGCAGCGGCTGGGGCTGGCGGCGGCGCTCCTGGGAGATCCGGCGCTGCTCGTGCTGGACGAGCCCACGGACGGCATCGACCCCATGGGCCGCTTGGAGGTGCGCCGCATCCTCCAGGAGGAGGTCCAGAAGGGCGTGACGCTGTTCCTCAACTCGCACCTGCTGGCGGAGACGGAGCGCGTGTGTGACCGCGTGGCCATCCTCGCGGACGGGCGCGTGCTGCGTGAAGGACGGCTGGAGGAGCTGGCGAAGGCCGGGGCCCGCTGGCGCGTGCGCTTCGCGCCCGGCGCGGACCGGGAGGCGCTGGGGGCCGCGGGCTTCATGGCCGTGGCGGATCCAACGCGGGGACCAAGGACGGACGGAGCGCCCGCGGGCGGTGGCCGGGAGGACGGCGTGTACAGGGTGGACGCGGCGGACGTGGCGGTGCTCAACGTGGCGCTGGACAAGGCGCGGGCGTCGGGCGCGCTCTTGATGGAGCTCAAGCGCGAGGGCGCGGACCTGGAGGCGGTGCTCCTGGGCGCTGTCGGCGCCGGGCCGGGGGTGGCGGCATGA